The genomic stretch AGAGAGAAGTTCTATACTATACAATTTTtagaatagaaacaaaaattgagtGAGGACTTCATCCACAGAaaagtgtagagaaaaatggagtcttgtttaagagtgctttcaaaaagtgaaatcagggcaaggaacgaacaacttgcatgagaaacttagtggtctggcagtgcccctgttcaaggacagataagcgCTCAGTccgaaaactttaaaaaagttaaagacttctggtttctgctctcaaggcctggctcctggccagatccaggtctgaGACCAAATGTACTGATAGTACTGGGCCCAAtggctccagacaataacttcATATGTTTACTCtggtgtatttaagagagatgagaagcactcaaaggtgacaagactgctttctttggttatgtatgctgcAAAATGCCCGTGATGTCTCTCCGGTGCTGActtggtatgctacctgggatggttttcctttgtATATACGTTACATGTCTTAATAAATGCTATCTTTTCCTATACGACTTGTGGTGGCACATTCAGCGGATCaacccatataaattataagtctgtgcacagcaaTGGGAAATACGTTCCCAAAGAGGTAATCAGAAAAACACAAGAagctgaaaatattctggaaggTAAGTGGCACATAATGTTCTCTGATATGGACTCTCTAGTATTCAAATAATGCAGTTCTAATTTTACATAGTGTTTGGGTATTTTAAGTCAAAATAATGCATACTGTTGTTTTTGTGGTAATTGATTATTGGGTATTTTTtctaaatctgttttctttctttcttttttctttttttgtggtgctggggacttgaacccagggccttgtgcttacgaggcaagcactctcccaactgagctatatacccagccctaaacctcttttctgtttcaaaaGGTGTCCAAACAAAagtgaacaagaaaatataacacaCGTCTCAGAATTCCATCTCATGGGACTCCCAGAGGACCCAGACCTGCAGCCCATCATCTTTGGACTATTCCTGTCcctgtacctggtcacagtgcttgggaacctgttCATTAttctggctgtcagctctgacccccacctccacacccccatgtacttcttcctctcctttctttccttggcTGACATCGGTTTCATCTCCACCACAGTCCCAAAGATGATTGTGGACATCCAAACTCACAGCAGAGCCATTTCCTATGTGGGCTGCCTGAGTCAGAtgtccctttttattatttttggatgtACGGATGAAATGCTgttgactgtgatggcctatgaccgctttgtggccatctgtcaccccctgcattaCTCAGTTATCATGAATCCTCGCCTCTGTGGCTTCTTAGTTTTGGTGTCTTTTGGTTTTAGCCTTTTGGAATCCCAGGTGCACAATTTGATTGCCTTACAGTCTATATACTTCAAGGACATGGacatttctaatttcttctgtgacccttctcaGATCCTTAGTCTTTCTTGTTCTGATCCCCTTACCAGAGATATAGTCATGTATTTTGTTGGTGTGATCTATGGTCTTCTTCCTCTCTCAGggacatttttctcttattataaaattgtttcttctattctgcaaatgccatcattaggcagcaagtacaaagccttctccacctgtgggtctcacctctcagttgtttgcttattttatggaacAGCCTTTGGAGTGTACCTTTCTTCAGATCAGTTATCATTCACCAGAAAGGGTGTGGTgtcctcagtgatgtacactgtggtcacccccatgctgaaccccttcatctacagcctgagtaACAGGGACATTAGAAGTGCCCTGAGGAGGCTGCATGGGAGAACAGTGTGATCTCAGGTGTGTGGCATCCATTTGGAATGTATGCCGGAAACTCAGCAAAACTAAACATCTAGACATTAAATTTGCTTCCTTGATCACATTATTTGAGTTTGATGTCTTTATGTCCACATCTTACTTCATGTGGAATAGTGGCTTGCAGAGGCCCGAAAAGGAGGAATTGGAAGTGTCTTAATGGGTATAAAGTCTGTTTGGGAAGATGAAATATTCCTGGAGATGGAAGATGTTGATGGTTGCACAAGGAGTTGACTGTAATTACTGCTACTGAGCTGTGCACTTGATCACGGCAGAAATGACTGCATTGTCATCtgtattttgacaatattacctATGAGTCAGAAAAACCAGtggaattttagggaaaaaacaaaaatagaaataaagagtaCGTACAAGTTTTCTCCTCTCTAAGAAGAGTTGTGAAGCTACAGGAGACAttcactttctcctcttcttctcctctgACATGAGGATATCCTTTGTGACTGGGATGTTGTGGATAAATTTTGCCAAGTATGAGCACTATACTTGGACCTGCAAAGTCTTGTAAGAGTAAATAAGACTCTGACTCCTCCATCCCTTCCGTTTGAAGCCTCAAGTCCTGTGGGCTCCATAACCGTGTCTACCCTCCCATGGTTTTCTTCACTGGGAAACTCCTATATGACCCTGGTTTTATGTTAATCTTTAGGACAGAGGCTCAGCCTTCACTGGGCACCAGTCCTTGTGTTGTGGGGTCCGGTTATCAATGCATAGTGAGACCACCCGagactaaagtaggaaaaaattttatttggggcaaaGATAAAAAAAACACTAATGTGTCAGGACCACTACTCCAAGTAAGGGAAGCGGTAGGGGGAGGGAATTCAGCAAGCTGGTTTTGAATGTGACAACCTTAAAATAATCCTGGCAGGCTGACAATAGgtggctttttccttttttttttttttttttttttcttttttccccaaggaGTGCAAGCAGCCAGGTCTAGCTTATCTATTTCAGGTTGCACCTGCAAGGTTAACAGGGCGAGCTAGGTGGCGGGGAGCCAGAGCACCCATATCTGAAACCCGCAGCTTCTGGGGCCTCTGAAGGGATGGGTTGCTTCACACAAATTgtcacaatgtccttaactcatggccacattattttCTCTCGAGTACTGTCCTTGTATTTCCTGCAGTCAGCACGACTCAAAGATTTTATTCACActcattttggtttggtcaatcttaactagatgtatttgttttatatcagagggtctctaccttTTCTTTTCATAAGGGGTCTCCACTCTTCCACACTGGGATGTTGTAACTCCATTCCTCATTCATAACCCAGCAGAGAAGGAGCAAGACCCACTAAGTGTGAGGACCCTGGTGGATGGAGAAAGGCCCATCAGAATCTTCATTTCCCTTCAAGAGAGCAGACATGAAAGTCTGGGTGTCAAGAGAGGAGGATATTGATATTAAAAGTTCAGCTATGAACTCTATATGGAATTCATGTTTCTCGTTATTATGGGGGTGCCAGGAAACTCATATGAGATTGTGATTTCCTCCCATGTTGATTCTGGTTACCTCAGATATTTCATCCATAAGAGCACAATGTTGATGAAAACAATTTCCTGTGTACTCCAAAAAGATGATGAAGAGGAGGATGGCAGTATCCATAATGTCATGAACTGATCTTGATGGATTCCTAATTGCCAGGATCTGacttctgtgctctgctctgtaTAACTCATTTCATTGCATCTTCATTATCTTTCCACAGTGTAAACTCctatattattattgttgttgtttagaaAAGGGATGAATGTTGTATTTTTATGTTGGTCTGGGTCTAGGTGCGGGGCCTCATGACGGAACCCCTGAAGGCTGCCTACTTAGCAACACGACCAGAACTTTCACTAACCTGTCTCTCCAGAAGGGGATGCCTTTCCCCTTGTGCTATTCCTTCATGCAGTTACTGACACACCACAGGGAGAGGCGTGGTTGAAAACCCCTGGGTCAATGCAGGGTGGACCGTTCTAGATGACAGGCTAAGGTCACAGTCAGAGCAGACCAACAATGAGCAACTCTGGCCTCATTTTCCCCCAATCCAGGGTGTCCCCCAGCTGTCCACAGCCTGCCCTGACCTTATTCCAGCCTACTcaatctcaaaagaagacattcaaGCCAGGATTTTATACCATATCTACTCAGAAATGGCCTGAGTTTTGAATCTGTGCCTGTGATTTAGAAATTTGCACCTctgcttaaaattttaagatgttatgaaacaatgaaaatctAGGTGCATTTGATCCATTTGCTGAGTGGATTTATGGTTCATACAGCTGCTTTAAGTAAGATTAAATTCATGCGTGTTTCCTATGTGACTAGAAATTGATGTATGTATGAAATTAGggcaaaataaaattcaggaatTATAAATGTTCCTTTATCCTCAcatttttctctgcatttattattatttattttgttgattaaaATTCTGTCAAGGGTtagatgaaatttcagtatagttttcatttgaattttctggATTACTaagaatcatgaaatttatttttcatatatttattggccatttgcatttcttgatttgatgaatatctgtttagttcatttgctcatttttagaTTGGGTTTTTTGGTCTGAAGTTGTTTGAGTTGTATATATAACTTATGTGATGTGGAAGATACAGCAGTATTGCAAGAtaatttttatgataataaatgcaaaaaattgCCTTttgcttatttagaaagattaactagtagacaaaaagtgaaaaaaaaactaaaaaaaatggaCTCTCCCTCAGGTAATGCCATTTGAAGTAGTTCTACATACCCCTCCATGGGACAAAGCTGCATGTCTAAGGGAAGTAGTACATTTCAGAGGTAATAGGTGTTGTGTTGTAGACAGCTTAGATGAACTTTGGCAGTTTTAGGTAAGTTTTAAGAATCCAATTTCTGGATTAGTAAGTCAATACTGATATGGAAACGTTCAGCAAGGAAACATACCTGCCAATATTCTGATATTGGTTTTCTTTCAGGAACAGAAATGCATCTGAGTGGAATCAGGCAGCGATGCCCAGAACTTAAATTTCATAGATAATAAATCAAATCTGTACAAACTATTAGACAAAAACACACATCattaatgtttatatattaatataagaaaTGGGTATTATTTGTAGTACTAAAAGATAATACTTATGGGTTATTACCCAAATGCCAGAACACATTCTcaggtgaacaaaaaaaaatcaataagaagcAAGATCTAAGAAGGCTGTTTGTCAAAGTGAGAAGAATTCTTGAAGAGGGTGGACCTCAACTGTGAGCATTCCACTTGGGAACACTTGAACTCAGTTCAAATGTTCACCATGCTGGGTGCtattttttggtttcattttttccaacccgctttttctgttttaaaaattgtccaAGTTATAGAGAACCATGAAGTCTAACACACACCTCAGAATTTCATCTCCTGGGTCAGTATGAGGACCCAGACCTGCAGCACATCCACATTTTACCTTTCTGTTCTATCCTTGTACCTGACCACAGAGATTTGTAACCTACTTGCTCAGCATCCTGACCATCAACTCAACTGCCAATATCAATCCCTATaagcttcttcctctccaacctgccCTAAGTTGACATCTGTCACATCTCCTCCACAGCCCCAAAGATGATTGTGGACATCCAAACTCACAGAAGAATCATTTTCTAAGTGGGATGCCTGATAAAGATGCCCTAGGTTCTTATTTTTGGATATATGGTTGGTATGCTTCTGACTATGATGGTTCATGACTGTCACCCCCGGCCTTTGTCTGTCATCATGAACCTTCAACTCTATGTCTTCTTGGCTTGATGAACTTTATGATCGGTTTGTGAACTCTCAGATGCACAGATCAATTGCTTTGCAATTAACATACTTCAAGGATGTGCAATTTTCTACTTTCTGAACCTTCTCAACTCCTTAATATTGTCAGGtcttattttctaaaagtatAGAAAGTATATTTTGTTGATTCAATTTCAGGTTTCTCCCTCTCTTGAAGTCCCTTTTGTCttactctaaaattgtttttcccATTCTGAGAATCCCATCATCAGGTTGAAAGTATAAAGACTTCTCCTCCCCAAGGGTCTCCATAATGCCATTGGTCTGTGCATTTAACACCGGTCaatttttgttatgtgtattttaccccAGTATGCGATTGAAATTAAAAGGAgatgaatcttttttaaaaaagtaaacatttgaaGAGAACTCACAAACTTCATCCTGAGAAAAAGACAGCCCCAAAACTTTGTGgacattctttttctcctttcctactTCTTCCACTAACATCAGGAAGTTCTTGGAGGTTTTGATGACATGGACCAGTTTGGCTAATTATGAGCTCTGGGCTTGGTCAATGCCTCCAGTCCAGTCAGCCCCATACCTTCAGCTGCCTCTCATGTACATTTCTGCCTCAGGAAGCTCTCCTGTCTATCACCTTACTCATATCAACCCTGAGTGCAGAGCCTGAGACCTCACTGGGCCCCAGGCAGAGGAGGGGCATTGGATCCTCAGCTCTTGGTCATGACCCAGGAAAGAGGCAACTTTTCCCAGTAAGTGCTGAGGGAGAGGAGAGATAATGGAAGGACCAGTGGAAGCAGTCATCAGCAGGATGCAGAGTTAAGGATGCATTGATCATAAGGGTGGATATAAACATGCTGAATACCATCTGCTGTGACTTTGAAGTGTAGGTACTTTGTGCTGGTGGATGTTCCAAATGGTTTGTTCAaagcttttatttcttcccaCCCTGGTTCTACTTTACTGTACGCATCTTATCCATGTTGTTGGAAAATGGGTCCCTGATAGTTATTCAATAAGGTTTGTGAAGTTGATGAGGATAAGAACAGTAATCATAAGTCCTGAACCAATACTGAGGGCTTCCTAAATGGGAGGTGATAATCTTTATGTTTCATGTGGCTTCTTGTATTTAATGTTCATAGTCTTCCCTAGTTATGTGTCCccacaatattattcttttaCTGAAAGAGGACAGTATTTTTATGTAACTTGAACTAAGTTGTGAGGTAGAAAAAGTGAGGCAGTGGTTGGAGTGAGCTGTCTGATTACAGAATCAGGGCATCTTGCTGTCAGGATCCTGGCAGGTTCCCCCTTTCACACCCCACCCAGA from Sciurus carolinensis chromosome 17, mSciCar1.2, whole genome shotgun sequence encodes the following:
- the LOC124969601 gene encoding olfactory receptor 7E24-like produces the protein MGLPEDPDLQPIIFGLFLSLYLVTVLGNLFIILAVSSDPHLHTPMYFFLSFLSLADIGFISTTVPKMIVDIQTHSRAISYVGCLSQMSLFIIFGCTDEMLLTVMAYDRFVAICHPLHYSVIMNPRLCGFLVLVSFGFSLLESQVHNLIALQSIYFKDMDISNFFCDPSQILSLSCSDPLTRDIVMYFVGVIYGLLPLSGTFFSYYKIVSSILQMPSLGSKYKAFSTCGSHLSVVCLFYGTAFGVYLSSDQLSFTRKGVVSSVMYTVVTPMLNPFIYSLSNRDIRSALRRLHGRTV